From one Xyrauchen texanus isolate HMW12.3.18 chromosome 17, RBS_HiC_50CHRs, whole genome shotgun sequence genomic stretch:
- the erfl1 gene encoding ETS domain-containing transcription factor ERF-like isoform X1 gives MDCNCVSDLLLTPPVPTLWTPGIAFPDWAYKPESSPGSRQIQLWHFILELLQKEEYHGVIAWQGDYGEFVIKDPDEVARLWGIRKCKPHMNYDKLSRALRYYYNKRILHKTKGKRFTYKFNFSKVVLVNYPLLDMASSPFLLAQNHFNGGAATPDCSPVTPEALQSLFPRLPELGRGPSLFERGTGAPGPDGDKLRLDTFPFLGSGAPCYSKPPSLLGPYARNPSFDYPWGFNPYLPGAFSLNNCPKLPPGSLYSSHFYSNPLQSSLSQLPHPFSSLLPPGNTTGAERAQAGGTNGSAGGQPPRLCIPPYPGSLPVLRTELGNGLTGVGDRERGETNTGGGLGLGLGLGLGLGGVGMGSGGGRQSPSERRKGVKQDPESDSELEITDLSDCSSDNENEPDFSLRKESRLGGRSHLLEVKSRGLRGVLPPLSSPPPAVSPHPLKSLVPLTPPPPSLPPSLSPLLSMVDRHRETETLKLAHS, from the exons ATGGACTGTAACTGTGTTAGTGACCTGCTGCTCACGCCACCTGTCCCAACCCTCTGGACACCAG GCATCGCCTTCCCAGACTGGGCCTATAAACCAGAGTCAAGCCCAGGCTCCAGGCAGATCCAGCTGTGGCACTTCATCCTGGAGCTGTTGCAGAAGGAGGAATACCATGGGGTGATTGCCTGGCAGGGAGACTATGGTGAATTTGTGATCAAAGACCCAGACGAGGTGGCAAGGCTGTGGGGTATTCGGAAGTGCAAACCTCACATGAACTACGACAAGCTCAGCCGAGCACTGAG GTACTACTACAACAAACGCATTTTGCACAAAACTAAAGGCAAGCGCTTCACATACAAGTTCAACTTCAGTAAGGTTGTTCTGGTGAATTACCCACTGTTGGATATGGCCAGCTCACCATTCTTGCTTGCCCAGAACCACTTCAATGGAGGGGCAGCCACACCGGACTGCAGCCCTGTCACACCCGAG GCCCTTCAGTCTTTATTCCCTCGTTTACCTGAATTGGGTCGAGGGCCTTCCCTGTTTGAGCGTGGCACTGGTGCCCCAGGGCCTGATGGGGACAAACTGAGACTGGACACTTTCCCTTTTCTCGGCTCAG GGGCTCCTTGTTACTCTAAACCTCCATCCCTGTTGGGTCCTTACGCACGGAACCCCTCTTTCGACTACCCCTGGGGCTTCAACCCCTACCTCCCAGGGGCTTTTTCTCTGAATAACTGTCCCAAATTGCCCCCGGGCTCCCTCTACTCCTCACACTTCTACTCCAACCCACTACAGTCTAGCTTATCTCAGCTACCACACCCCTTCTCCTCGCTCTTACCCCCTGGAAACACCACCGGGGCAGAACGAGCTCAAGCAGGAGGAACCAACGGCTCAGCAGGTGGACAGCCTCCCAGACTCTGCATCCCTCCATACCCTGGGAGTCTGCCAGTGTTGCGAACTGAGCTGGGGAATGGGCTTACAGGTGTAGGCGACCGGGAAAGAGGGGAGACCAACACCGGTGGAGGTCTTGGCCTGGGATTAGGCCTAGGCCTGGGCTTGGGGGGTGTTGGAATGGGAAGTGGTGGAGGCCGCCAGAGCCCTTCAGAGCGAAGAAAGGGTGTAAAGCAGGATCCAGAGTCTGACTCTGAACTGGAGATCACAGACCTGAGCGACTGTAGCTCCGACAACGAGAACGAGCCGGACTTCTCTCTGAGGAAGGAGTCAAGGCTGGGTGGTCGCTCGCACCTACTAGAGGTCAAATCTAGGGGCCTCAGGGGAGTCTTGCcccctctctcctctcctcctccagctgtgTCTCCACATCCCCTCAAAAGCCTGGTGCCTCTGACTCCTCCACCTCCATCCCTACCTCCATCCCTCTCTCCCTTGCTCAGTATGGTTGACCGGCACAGGGAAACAGAGACACTTAAACTTGCACACAGTTAA
- the erfl1 gene encoding ETS domain-containing transcription factor ERF-like isoform X2: MQSMYYYNKRILHKTKGKRFTYKFNFSKVVLVNYPLLDMASSPFLLAQNHFNGGAATPDCSPVTPEALQSLFPRLPELGRGPSLFERGTGAPGPDGDKLRLDTFPFLGSGAPCYSKPPSLLGPYARNPSFDYPWGFNPYLPGAFSLNNCPKLPPGSLYSSHFYSNPLQSSLSQLPHPFSSLLPPGNTTGAERAQAGGTNGSAGGQPPRLCIPPYPGSLPVLRTELGNGLTGVGDRERGETNTGGGLGLGLGLGLGLGGVGMGSGGGRQSPSERRKGVKQDPESDSELEITDLSDCSSDNENEPDFSLRKESRLGGRSHLLEVKSRGLRGVLPPLSSPPPAVSPHPLKSLVPLTPPPPSLPPSLSPLLSMVDRHRETETLKLAHS, from the exons ATGCAAAGCAT GTACTACTACAACAAACGCATTTTGCACAAAACTAAAGGCAAGCGCTTCACATACAAGTTCAACTTCAGTAAGGTTGTTCTGGTGAATTACCCACTGTTGGATATGGCCAGCTCACCATTCTTGCTTGCCCAGAACCACTTCAATGGAGGGGCAGCCACACCGGACTGCAGCCCTGTCACACCCGAG GCCCTTCAGTCTTTATTCCCTCGTTTACCTGAATTGGGTCGAGGGCCTTCCCTGTTTGAGCGTGGCACTGGTGCCCCAGGGCCTGATGGGGACAAACTGAGACTGGACACTTTCCCTTTTCTCGGCTCAG GGGCTCCTTGTTACTCTAAACCTCCATCCCTGTTGGGTCCTTACGCACGGAACCCCTCTTTCGACTACCCCTGGGGCTTCAACCCCTACCTCCCAGGGGCTTTTTCTCTGAATAACTGTCCCAAATTGCCCCCGGGCTCCCTCTACTCCTCACACTTCTACTCCAACCCACTACAGTCTAGCTTATCTCAGCTACCACACCCCTTCTCCTCGCTCTTACCCCCTGGAAACACCACCGGGGCAGAACGAGCTCAAGCAGGAGGAACCAACGGCTCAGCAGGTGGACAGCCTCCCAGACTCTGCATCCCTCCATACCCTGGGAGTCTGCCAGTGTTGCGAACTGAGCTGGGGAATGGGCTTACAGGTGTAGGCGACCGGGAAAGAGGGGAGACCAACACCGGTGGAGGTCTTGGCCTGGGATTAGGCCTAGGCCTGGGCTTGGGGGGTGTTGGAATGGGAAGTGGTGGAGGCCGCCAGAGCCCTTCAGAGCGAAGAAAGGGTGTAAAGCAGGATCCAGAGTCTGACTCTGAACTGGAGATCACAGACCTGAGCGACTGTAGCTCCGACAACGAGAACGAGCCGGACTTCTCTCTGAGGAAGGAGTCAAGGCTGGGTGGTCGCTCGCACCTACTAGAGGTCAAATCTAGGGGCCTCAGGGGAGTCTTGCcccctctctcctctcctcctccagctgtgTCTCCACATCCCCTCAAAAGCCTGGTGCCTCTGACTCCTCCACCTCCATCCCTACCTCCATCCCTCTCTCCCTTGCTCAGTATGGTTGACCGGCACAGGGAAACAGAGACACTTAAACTTGCACACAGTTAA